Proteins from a single region of Catenulispora acidiphila DSM 44928:
- a CDS encoding glycosyl hydrolase family 95 catalytic domain-containing protein — MDSQRHDPDHPHPSRRGVLAFAAVAGAAATTFGMRPAFAATSAPVRPTRSPLLSAAQAAKNQLWWQAPGSPSSLIEQGLPVGNGRLGALASNDPGSEFLTVTDDSLWTGDRNDTLQSDGQFPYSANDFGSFAILAQLTVAIPAHDLSVVNNYRRTLDLAQGVLSTSYEVNGVRYDRQIFASRPDDVIVLRFTQHGGGSYTGTVSLAGTHSETTTVDGSAALASFGGALANGLKYGAALTASSSTGKVAVNGSSLSFTGCQDLTVIVSGGTDYVANFATGFRDSAVDPLSLARTKVLAAVKQSPTALLYTHVADFLAAFGTFDVDFGASSAPQKALDTWDRIQARDRDDIPDPEMEAAYVQFGRYLMISGSRGGLPLNLQGLWLSDNNPAWMADYHTDINIQMNYWMADRVGLSDCFDTLADYCLAQLPSWTDVTQRLFNSPTNRYRNSSGKIAGWTVAISTNPWGGGGWWWHPAGNAWLCHNLFEHYEYTQDRAYLEKIYPLIKGAVEFWEARLITTTVTDPSGGTREVLIADSDWSPEQGPLDAKGITYAQELVWNLFSHYQSTTQILGRDLAYSQTVGGLQQKLYLPVVSPTTGWLEEWMTPDNLGDPQHRHLSPLFGLFPGDRIRPDGSTPTDIVTGATALLTARGMNSYGWANAWRSLCWSRLKNSKNAYQLYVNNLKPSTNGSNGTAQNLFDILNLSAGSGAFQIDANFGSPSAAVDMLIYSRPGYVELLPALPAEWAASGSITGAGVRGGFTADITWKNGKVTRAALHSVGGRSTTVVVNGRSQAVNLHAGQSVSLAH; from the coding sequence ATGGACAGTCAGCGCCACGACCCCGATCACCCCCACCCCTCACGCAGGGGCGTGCTCGCTTTCGCCGCCGTAGCCGGCGCGGCGGCCACCACCTTCGGTATGCGTCCCGCTTTCGCCGCCACCTCGGCGCCGGTGCGCCCGACCCGATCCCCGCTGCTGTCCGCGGCTCAGGCCGCGAAGAACCAGCTGTGGTGGCAGGCGCCCGGCTCGCCCTCCTCGCTGATCGAGCAGGGTTTACCGGTCGGGAACGGACGGCTCGGCGCACTGGCGAGCAACGACCCCGGCAGCGAATTCCTCACCGTCACCGACGACTCCCTGTGGACCGGCGACCGCAACGACACGCTGCAAAGCGACGGCCAGTTCCCTTACAGCGCCAACGATTTCGGCTCCTTCGCCATCCTCGCTCAGCTCACCGTCGCCATCCCGGCGCACGACCTGAGCGTCGTCAACAATTACCGCCGCACGCTCGACCTGGCTCAGGGCGTGCTCAGCACCTCCTACGAGGTCAACGGCGTCCGCTACGACCGGCAGATCTTCGCCAGCCGCCCCGACGACGTCATCGTTCTGCGATTCACCCAGCACGGCGGCGGCTCGTACACCGGTACCGTCTCCCTGGCCGGCACGCACAGCGAGACCACCACCGTTGACGGCTCGGCGGCGCTCGCCTCGTTCGGCGGCGCGCTCGCCAACGGTCTGAAGTACGGCGCCGCGCTGACCGCCAGCAGCAGCACCGGCAAGGTCGCCGTCAACGGGTCTTCGCTGTCCTTCACCGGTTGCCAGGACCTCACCGTCATCGTCAGCGGCGGCACCGACTATGTGGCGAACTTCGCCACGGGATTCCGCGACTCGGCTGTCGATCCGCTCAGTCTGGCGCGGACCAAGGTCCTCGCCGCGGTCAAGCAGTCGCCGACCGCGTTGCTGTACACGCACGTCGCAGACTTCCTCGCGGCGTTCGGCACGTTCGACGTCGATTTCGGCGCGTCGTCGGCGCCGCAGAAGGCGCTGGACACCTGGGACCGGATTCAGGCTCGCGATCGCGACGACATCCCCGACCCGGAGATGGAAGCCGCCTACGTGCAGTTCGGTCGCTACCTGATGATCTCCGGATCGCGGGGCGGTCTGCCGCTCAACCTCCAGGGTCTGTGGCTCTCGGACAACAATCCGGCGTGGATGGCTGACTACCACACCGATATCAACATCCAGATGAACTACTGGATGGCTGACCGCGTCGGCTTGTCAGACTGCTTCGACACGCTCGCCGACTACTGCCTCGCGCAGCTGCCTTCCTGGACGGACGTCACCCAGCGTCTGTTCAACAGCCCGACCAACCGCTACCGCAACTCCAGCGGCAAGATCGCCGGCTGGACCGTCGCGATCTCGACCAACCCCTGGGGTGGCGGCGGCTGGTGGTGGCACCCGGCCGGCAACGCCTGGCTGTGCCACAACCTCTTCGAGCACTACGAGTACACCCAGGACCGCGCGTACCTCGAGAAGATCTACCCGCTGATCAAGGGCGCCGTGGAGTTCTGGGAGGCGCGCCTGATCACCACGACCGTGACCGACCCCTCGGGCGGTACCCGGGAGGTCCTGATCGCGGACAGCGACTGGTCGCCCGAGCAGGGTCCGCTCGACGCCAAGGGCATCACCTATGCCCAGGAGCTGGTGTGGAACCTGTTCAGCCACTACCAGAGCACCACACAGATCCTCGGTCGTGACCTCGCCTACAGCCAGACCGTCGGAGGGCTCCAGCAGAAGCTCTACCTGCCGGTGGTCAGCCCGACGACGGGATGGTTGGAGGAATGGATGACCCCTGACAACCTCGGCGATCCCCAGCACCGCCACCTGTCTCCGCTGTTCGGGCTGTTCCCGGGCGACCGCATCCGTCCCGACGGCTCGACCCCGACGGACATCGTCACCGGCGCTACCGCGTTGCTCACCGCGCGCGGGATGAACAGCTACGGCTGGGCCAACGCCTGGCGCAGCCTGTGCTGGTCGCGGCTGAAGAACTCGAAGAACGCCTACCAGCTCTACGTCAACAACCTGAAGCCCTCGACCAACGGCAGCAACGGCACCGCGCAGAACCTGTTCGACATCCTCAACCTCTCGGCCGGCAGCGGAGCCTTCCAGATCGACGCGAACTTCGGCTCGCCGTCCGCGGCCGTCGACATGCTGATCTACTCGCGTCCCGGATACGTCGAGCTGCTGCCCGCGCTGCCCGCCGAGTGGGCCGCCTCGGGTTCGATCACCGGCGCGGGCGTGCGCGGCGGCTTCACCGCCGACATCACCTGGAAGAACGGCAAGGTCACCCGGGCGGCGCTGCACAGCGTCGGCGGCCGGAGCACCACGGTGGTCGTCAACGGCAGGTCGCAGGCCGTGAACCTGCACGCCGGCCAGTCAGTCAGCCTCGCGCACTAG
- a CDS encoding SGNH/GDSL hydrolase family protein, protein MSRNTLRSIGAALAGLAMAVATYGPAHASGTPAASSRVSGTRVGAWSPSMTTGGPSFTDQTLRMVAHSSVAGSNARITLSNRYSSSPLVVGAADIAPQADGATAVAGATRNVRFGGAVQITVPAGQEVVSDPIPITVGAGENLLVSLYLPGPTGTSTWHSDAFDTTYAASGDHTGDDSATAFGTTTTSWYYLSGLDVVPATAQGTVVAFGDSITDGYHSSTGTYTRWPDLLGDRLGSGPGPQRLSVVDAGIGGNRVLTDVPNLWQGVSALKRFPHDALGQPRVSDVILLEGINDIGNNAGPNGAPLTAQDLIDGYRTLINEAHAAHVRIIGATLMPILGNGYYTPTAETLRQAVNQWIRTSGAFDGYIDFDQTMRDPNNIAALNPVYDSGDHLHPNDTGMKAMADAIDLRLLRS, encoded by the coding sequence ATGTCCCGCAATACCCTGAGATCCATCGGCGCCGCGCTGGCCGGACTCGCCATGGCGGTCGCGACGTACGGTCCCGCGCACGCCTCCGGCACGCCCGCGGCTTCCTCCCGCGTGTCCGGCACCAGGGTCGGCGCCTGGTCGCCGAGCATGACCACCGGCGGCCCGTCCTTCACCGACCAGACCCTGCGGATGGTCGCCCACAGCAGCGTCGCCGGCTCGAACGCCCGCATCACCTTGTCCAACCGGTACAGCAGCAGCCCGCTGGTCGTCGGTGCTGCGGACATCGCTCCGCAGGCCGACGGCGCGACGGCGGTCGCCGGTGCGACGCGGAACGTCAGGTTCGGCGGCGCGGTCCAGATCACCGTGCCCGCCGGGCAGGAAGTGGTCAGCGACCCCATCCCGATCACCGTCGGCGCGGGGGAGAACCTGCTCGTCAGCCTCTACCTGCCCGGTCCCACCGGCACCTCCACCTGGCACTCCGACGCCTTCGACACGACGTACGCGGCCTCCGGCGACCACACCGGCGACGACAGCGCGACCGCCTTCGGCACGACGACCACCTCCTGGTACTACCTGTCCGGGCTGGACGTCGTCCCGGCGACGGCCCAGGGCACCGTGGTCGCGTTCGGCGACTCCATCACCGACGGCTACCACTCCTCGACCGGCACCTACACGCGCTGGCCGGATCTGCTCGGCGACCGCCTCGGCTCTGGTCCGGGCCCGCAGCGGCTCAGCGTCGTGGACGCCGGCATCGGCGGAAACCGGGTGCTCACCGACGTCCCGAACCTCTGGCAGGGTGTCAGTGCCCTCAAACGCTTCCCGCACGACGCGCTCGGCCAGCCGCGCGTCAGCGACGTGATCCTGCTGGAGGGCATCAACGACATCGGCAACAACGCCGGCCCGAACGGCGCGCCGCTGACCGCGCAAGACCTGATCGACGGCTATCGCACGCTGATCAACGAAGCGCACGCCGCACACGTACGGATCATCGGCGCGACCCTGATGCCGATCCTGGGCAACGGCTACTACACGCCGACCGCGGAGACCCTGCGGCAGGCCGTGAACCAGTGGATCCGGACCAGCGGAGCCTTCGACGGCTACATCGACTTCGACCAGACGATGCGCGACCCGAACAACATCGCCGCCCTCAATCCCGTCTACGACTCCGGCGACCATCTGCATCCCAACGACACGGGGATGAAGGCGATGGCGGACGCGATCGACCTGCGCCTGCTGCGGAGCTGA
- a CDS encoding TetR/AcrR family transcriptional regulator has product MTTPQFERARSAEAKQAREAAILEAAARLALEHGIRTVTLTDIAEAVGMHKSAMLRYFETREDIFLQLATTAWREWSASVRDQLARLSAGTGRGARRREWEQTAGEVAAALASSLVSRPLFCDLLAHTPLNLERNVSVDRVRAFKILAIAEVAAIAATLSTITPLSVNEATSVVTTATAMAGALWQMAAPRTTLRTLYESDPDLAHAVVDVEPRLTDILSALITGYAARSSP; this is encoded by the coding sequence GTGACCACGCCGCAGTTCGAACGCGCCCGAAGCGCGGAAGCCAAGCAGGCCCGCGAAGCGGCGATCCTGGAGGCCGCGGCGCGCCTCGCCCTCGAGCACGGCATCCGCACCGTGACGCTCACCGACATCGCCGAAGCCGTCGGCATGCACAAGTCGGCGATGCTGCGCTACTTCGAGACGCGCGAGGACATCTTCCTCCAGCTGGCGACGACCGCCTGGCGCGAGTGGTCCGCGTCGGTGCGCGACCAGTTGGCGCGCCTCTCCGCGGGCACCGGCCGAGGAGCCAGACGGCGGGAGTGGGAGCAGACCGCCGGCGAGGTCGCCGCCGCGCTCGCATCCTCCCTGGTCTCCCGCCCCCTGTTCTGCGACCTGCTCGCGCACACCCCGCTGAACCTGGAACGCAACGTCTCGGTGGACAGAGTGCGAGCGTTCAAGATCCTCGCCATCGCGGAGGTCGCCGCGATCGCCGCGACGCTGTCCACCATCACGCCGCTGTCCGTGAACGAGGCGACCAGCGTCGTGACCACCGCCACGGCGATGGCCGGAGCCCTGTGGCAGATGGCGGCGCCGCGCACCACCCTGCGCACCCTCTACGAATCCGATCCCGATCTGGCCCACGCCGTCGTCGACGTCGAGCCGCGGCTGACCGACATTCTCAGTGCCCTGATCACCGGATACGCCGCGCGCTCCAGCCCATAG
- a CDS encoding SDR family NAD(P)-dependent oxidoreductase has translation MTTHPTTWFITGSSRGFGRSLATAALAAGDTVVASARKPEQLADLVAEYGERILPVALDVTDAAAAEAALAAGLEKFGRIDVVVNNAGYANLSPVETTDEADFRRQFDTNFWGVYNVSRAALPLLKKQGAGIVIQFSSIGGRVGQNPGLGSYQAAKFAVDGFTRVLAAETAPFGIRYVVVEPGGFATDWAGSSMRVEEVTDDYRQTVGVLVDRVRSGGTAQGDPDRAAEILVRMVHAGNLPTHLVLGAGAVQMALDYSRSQIAEADAWQAVSASADFGADHPVELPEVPKAPDHAG, from the coding sequence ATGACTACGCACCCCACCACCTGGTTCATCACCGGCTCCTCCCGCGGCTTCGGCCGCTCGCTGGCCACCGCAGCCCTCGCCGCCGGCGACACCGTCGTGGCGAGCGCCCGCAAGCCCGAACAGCTCGCCGACCTGGTCGCCGAGTACGGCGAGCGCATCCTGCCGGTCGCCTTGGACGTCACCGACGCCGCCGCGGCCGAGGCCGCGCTCGCCGCGGGGCTAGAGAAGTTCGGCCGGATCGACGTGGTGGTCAACAACGCCGGCTACGCCAACCTCTCGCCGGTGGAGACCACCGACGAGGCCGACTTCCGCCGCCAGTTCGACACCAACTTCTGGGGTGTCTACAACGTCTCGCGCGCCGCGCTGCCGCTGCTGAAGAAGCAGGGCGCGGGCATCGTGATCCAGTTCTCCTCGATCGGCGGACGCGTCGGCCAGAACCCGGGACTCGGCTCCTACCAGGCGGCCAAGTTCGCCGTCGACGGCTTCACCCGCGTCCTGGCAGCCGAGACCGCCCCGTTCGGCATCCGCTACGTCGTGGTCGAGCCGGGCGGCTTCGCCACCGACTGGGCCGGCTCCTCGATGCGCGTCGAGGAGGTGACGGACGACTACCGCCAGACCGTCGGCGTCTTGGTCGACCGAGTACGCAGCGGCGGCACCGCCCAAGGCGACCCCGACCGCGCCGCCGAGATCCTGGTGCGCATGGTCCACGCCGGCAACCTGCCGACCCACCTGGTGCTCGGCGCCGGCGCGGTCCAGATGGCTCTGGACTACTCCCGCAGCCAGATCGCCGAGGCGGACGCCTGGCAGGCCGTTTCCGCATCCGCCGACTTCGGCGCCGACCACCCGGTCGAGCTGCCCGAGGTGCCGAAGGCGCCCGACCACGCCGGCTGA
- the rho gene encoding transcription termination factor Rho: MSAPTLERPTVAVRQHQDLIQVAGILDRQDQHGFLRTTGYLPGPEDVFVPPDLIRRHGLRSGDVIEGAATQSSPATSAKSAKPAKSARSANSSKARPLVRVDAVNGRPSDESAARPHFAAMTPIHPQERLRLAGDTSRVSTRIIDLIAPIGKGQRGLIVAPPKTGKTMLLQAIAAGVTANHPECHLMVVLLDERPEEVTDMRRTVDGEVLASTFDRPIHEHIAIAELAVERAKRLAEQGQDVVILLDSITRLCRAHNNNAKSSGRTLSGGVDASAVAAPKKLFGAARNLEEGGSVTILATALVDTGSRADDYFFEELKSTGSMELRLDRSLADKRVFPALDVAASGTRREELLMPPAELDAVRKLRRVLTARTNQQAVELLLEGAKQNAGNSEFLWRITHSSSSAS; encoded by the coding sequence ATGTCCGCCCCCACTCTGGAACGTCCCACTGTTGCCGTCCGGCAGCACCAAGATCTCATCCAGGTCGCCGGCATCCTCGATCGCCAGGATCAGCACGGATTCCTGCGGACCACGGGCTACCTGCCCGGGCCCGAGGACGTGTTCGTGCCGCCCGACCTGATCCGTCGCCATGGACTGCGGTCCGGCGATGTCATCGAAGGCGCCGCCACCCAATCGTCGCCGGCCACGTCAGCCAAGTCAGCCAAGCCAGCCAAGTCAGCCAGGTCAGCCAACTCATCCAAAGCCCGTCCGCTGGTCCGCGTCGACGCGGTCAACGGCAGGCCGTCCGACGAATCAGCCGCCAGACCGCACTTCGCCGCGATGACGCCGATCCATCCCCAGGAGCGACTGCGGCTCGCCGGCGACACCAGCCGGGTCAGCACGCGGATCATCGACCTGATCGCACCGATCGGCAAAGGTCAGCGAGGCCTGATCGTCGCCCCGCCCAAGACCGGAAAAACCATGCTCCTGCAGGCGATCGCCGCGGGCGTGACCGCGAACCACCCCGAGTGCCACCTGATGGTCGTGCTCTTGGACGAGCGCCCCGAAGAGGTCACCGACATGCGCCGGACGGTGGACGGCGAAGTCCTCGCCTCCACCTTCGACCGCCCGATCCACGAGCACATCGCCATCGCCGAGCTCGCCGTCGAGCGCGCCAAGCGCCTTGCCGAGCAGGGCCAGGACGTCGTCATCCTCCTGGACTCCATCACCCGGCTGTGCCGAGCGCACAACAACAACGCCAAGTCCAGCGGCCGCACCCTGTCCGGCGGCGTCGACGCCTCAGCGGTGGCGGCGCCCAAGAAGCTCTTCGGCGCCGCCCGCAACCTCGAGGAAGGCGGCTCGGTCACCATCCTGGCCACCGCCCTGGTCGACACCGGATCCCGAGCCGACGACTACTTCTTCGAAGAACTCAAAAGCACCGGGAGCATGGAACTGCGCCTGGACCGCAGCCTCGCCGACAAGCGCGTCTTCCCCGCCCTCGACGTCGCCGCCTCCGGCACCCGCCGCGAAGAACTCCTGATGCCCCCGGCCGAACTCGACGCCGTCCGCAAACTCCGCCGCGTCCTCACCGCCCGCACCAACCAGCAAGCCGTCGAGCTCCTGCTGGAAGGAGCCAAGCAGAACGCCGGCAACAGCGAGTTCCTCTGGCGTATCACGCATTCGAGCTCGTCAGCATCCTGA
- a CDS encoding FAD-dependent oxidoreductase, with amino-acid sequence MDTMHADLLVIGFGKGGKTLAAKMGRLGRRVVMVEQSDQMYGGTCINIGCVPTKSLIHHAQTRPAGADPREWYAGSVAATASLTGAMRGKNFGMLDELDSVTVVTGTAAFLDEKTVEVTAGSDRLEITAETIVINTGAQNAVPDIPGLRASKHLVTATELIGSPDLPRRLVVLGGGYQGIEFAAMLSTYGTEVTVLEAGVRILPREDEDVVGVVEQILTDDGVTVRTGVRVTRVEDTADGALVHYEANGADGTAGTSGTLEADVVLSAVGRTPRTAELRLDAAGIRTTVRGAVEVDEHLRTNRPHIFAVGDVNGGPQFTYISLDDSRIVADQLLGEGKRATSDRVAVPYTLFMGPPLARVGVTETEALATGRPVRIVSKAVAAMAAMPRAGIVGETRGVMKFVIAADTDEVLGAAILSVDSQELINTVALAMRSGVTASTLRDAIYTHPSSTEAFNEVLATVVR; translated from the coding sequence ATGGACACCATGCACGCAGATCTGCTGGTCATCGGGTTCGGCAAGGGCGGCAAGACGCTGGCGGCGAAGATGGGGCGCCTGGGCCGGCGGGTGGTGATGGTCGAGCAGTCCGACCAGATGTACGGCGGGACCTGCATCAACATCGGCTGCGTCCCGACCAAGTCGCTGATCCACCACGCCCAGACCCGGCCGGCCGGCGCCGACCCCCGCGAGTGGTACGCCGGTTCGGTGGCCGCGACGGCGTCCCTGACCGGCGCGATGCGCGGCAAGAACTTCGGGATGCTCGACGAGCTGGACTCGGTCACCGTGGTGACCGGTACCGCGGCGTTCCTCGACGAGAAGACGGTCGAGGTCACGGCGGGGTCGGACCGCTTGGAGATCACCGCGGAGACGATCGTCATCAACACCGGCGCGCAGAACGCCGTCCCCGACATCCCCGGCCTGCGCGCCAGCAAGCACCTGGTCACGGCCACCGAGCTGATCGGCTCGCCGGACCTGCCGCGGCGCCTGGTCGTGCTCGGCGGCGGCTACCAGGGCATCGAGTTCGCGGCGATGCTGAGCACCTACGGCACCGAGGTCACCGTCCTGGAAGCCGGCGTCCGGATCCTGCCGCGCGAGGACGAGGACGTCGTCGGCGTCGTCGAGCAGATCCTCACCGACGACGGCGTCACCGTGCGCACCGGCGTTCGTGTCACGCGCGTCGAGGACACCGCCGACGGCGCGCTCGTGCACTACGAGGCGAACGGCGCCGACGGCACTGCCGGCACCTCCGGGACGCTCGAAGCGGACGTGGTCCTGTCCGCCGTGGGTCGCACCCCGCGCACCGCCGAGCTCCGGCTCGACGCCGCGGGCATCCGCACCACCGTCCGAGGCGCCGTCGAGGTCGACGAGCACCTGCGCACCAACCGCCCGCACATCTTCGCCGTCGGCGACGTCAACGGCGGCCCGCAGTTCACGTACATCTCGCTCGACGACTCGCGCATCGTCGCCGACCAGCTGCTCGGCGAGGGCAAGCGGGCGACGTCGGACCGGGTCGCGGTCCCCTACACGCTGTTCATGGGCCCGCCGCTGGCCCGCGTGGGCGTGACGGAGACCGAGGCGCTCGCGACCGGTCGCCCCGTCCGCATCGTGTCCAAGGCGGTGGCCGCGATGGCGGCGATGCCGCGTGCGGGCATCGTCGGCGAGACGCGCGGGGTGATGAAGTTCGTGATCGCCGCCGACACCGACGAGGTCCTCGGCGCGGCCATCCTCAGCGTCGACTCCCAGGAGCTGATCAACACCGTGGCCCTGGCGATGCGCAGCGGCGTCACCGCTTCGACGCTGCGGGACGCGATCTACACGCACCCGAGCTCGACCGAGGCGTTCAACGAGGTTCTCGCCACGGTGGTGCGCTGA